A single genomic interval of Rhodopseudomonas palustris harbors:
- the rfaE1 gene encoding D-glycero-beta-D-manno-heptose-7-phosphate kinase, whose protein sequence is MFSFDALLQAIARQTVLCVGDLMLDEFVYGEVSRISPEAPAPVIAVQRSETNIGGAGNVARNIAAIGARCIFVGLIGDDATGRLLETELGSEPRIEPVLVRDASRPTTRKVRFVSEHFSTHMLRADWETAAPAATDVEQRLLDAILPQLARADIVLLSDYAKGVLTARVIRDTIDAAKKLGKRVIVDPKSANFAIYRGATLLTPNRKEFTAATRSAAATDDEIATAAQDAMALAECEAMLVTKSEHGMTLVPRGGEPIHVPALPVKVRDVSGAGDTVAAVLAVVLASGANWATAMRAASAAAAVAVSKNGTAVVTPAELRRRILPHASLAAEEKIIGSDAELDERLKQWRREGLRVGFTNGCFDILHPGHVKVLTAARGACDRLIVGLNSDASVRRLKGESRPVQHERARAEVLAALEAVDLVAIFEEDTPLRLITRIEPSVLVKGGDYTREQVVGHEIVAAKGGDVLLVDVLPGFSTTSLVARAREGQ, encoded by the coding sequence ATGTTCAGCTTCGACGCCCTGCTGCAAGCGATCGCTCGTCAGACCGTCCTGTGCGTCGGCGACCTGATGCTCGACGAGTTCGTCTATGGCGAGGTGTCGCGGATTTCTCCGGAAGCTCCGGCTCCGGTGATCGCGGTTCAACGCAGCGAAACCAATATCGGCGGCGCCGGTAACGTCGCCCGCAATATCGCGGCGATTGGTGCGCGCTGCATCTTCGTCGGCCTGATCGGCGATGACGCTACCGGGCGTCTTTTGGAAACCGAACTCGGCAGCGAGCCACGGATCGAGCCGGTGTTGGTGCGCGATGCGTCGCGGCCGACCACCCGCAAGGTGCGGTTCGTCTCCGAGCACTTTTCGACCCACATGCTGCGGGCCGATTGGGAGACGGCGGCGCCGGCCGCTACGGACGTCGAGCAACGCCTGCTCGATGCGATCCTGCCGCAGCTTGCCCGTGCCGACATCGTGCTGCTGTCCGACTATGCCAAAGGCGTGCTGACGGCGCGGGTTATTCGCGACACGATCGATGCCGCCAAAAAACTCGGCAAGCGCGTGATCGTCGATCCGAAAAGCGCCAACTTCGCGATCTATCGCGGTGCCACGCTGCTGACGCCGAACCGCAAGGAATTCACCGCGGCGACGCGAAGCGCAGCAGCAACCGATGACGAGATTGCCACGGCGGCTCAGGATGCGATGGCGCTCGCCGAATGCGAGGCGATGCTGGTGACCAAGAGCGAGCACGGCATGACGCTGGTGCCGCGCGGGGGCGAACCGATCCATGTGCCGGCGCTGCCGGTAAAGGTGCGGGACGTCTCCGGAGCCGGCGATACGGTGGCGGCTGTGCTGGCCGTGGTGTTGGCTTCCGGGGCGAACTGGGCCACCGCGATGCGCGCGGCGAGTGCGGCAGCGGCGGTCGCGGTGAGCAAGAACGGCACCGCGGTGGTGACGCCGGCCGAACTACGCCGGCGAATCCTGCCGCATGCCTCGCTGGCGGCGGAAGAGAAGATCATCGGCAGCGATGCCGAGCTCGACGAGCGGCTGAAGCAGTGGCGCCGCGAAGGTCTTCGGGTCGGCTTCACCAATGGCTGCTTCGACATTCTGCACCCGGGCCACGTCAAGGTGTTGACCGCAGCGCGCGGTGCTTGTGATCGGCTGATCGTCGGGCTGAACAGCGACGCCTCGGTGCGCCGGCTGAAGGGCGAAAGCCGGCCGGTGCAGCACGAACGCGCCCGCGCCGAGGTCCTGGCCGCGCTCGAAGCGGTCGACCTGGTGGCGATCTTTGAAGAAGATACCCCGCTCCGGCTGATCACGCGGATCGAGCCGAGCGTCCTGGTCAAAGGCGGCGACTACACCCGCGAGCAGGTGGTCGGCCACGAGATCGTTGCGGCCAAGGGGGGCGACGTGCTGCTGGTCGACGTGCTGCCGGGTTTCAGTACCACCTCACTGGTGGCGCGGGCGCGCGAGGGGCAATAA
- the rfaD gene encoding ADP-glyceromanno-heptose 6-epimerase → MLLVTGGAGFIGSNLVAALNDAGRADVAVSDFLGHDGKWKNLAKRQLADFVPPAELADWLKGRKLDAVFHMGAISATTATDGDMVMENNFRLSLRLLDWCTETGTPLIYASSAATYGDGEHGFDDDFSLAALKQLRPMNLYGWSKHLFDLVVAERAAKGHKLPPQWAGLKFFNVFGPNEYHKDTMASVLARRFDDIKSGRVVQLFKSHRDGIADGDQRRDFIYVDDVVRVMMWLFASPSVSGIFNVGTSHARSFRDLILAAYAALGTPPQMEYIDMPEQIRGSYQYFTQSEGDRLRAAGYNGGFTPLEEAVTSYVTGYLDRSDRFR, encoded by the coding sequence ATGCTGCTGGTCACCGGGGGCGCCGGGTTCATCGGATCGAATCTGGTCGCGGCGCTGAACGACGCCGGTCGGGCCGACGTCGCTGTGTCCGACTTTCTCGGCCACGACGGCAAGTGGAAGAACCTCGCCAAGCGGCAGCTGGCCGATTTCGTGCCGCCGGCGGAACTCGCCGACTGGCTGAAAGGCCGCAAGCTCGATGCGGTCTTTCACATGGGGGCGATCTCCGCGACCACCGCCACCGATGGCGACATGGTGATGGAGAACAATTTCCGGCTGTCGCTGCGGCTGCTGGACTGGTGTACCGAGACCGGCACGCCGCTGATCTACGCCTCGTCGGCGGCGACCTATGGCGACGGCGAACACGGGTTCGACGATGATTTCTCGCTGGCCGCGCTGAAACAGCTGCGGCCGATGAACCTATATGGCTGGAGCAAGCATCTGTTCGACCTGGTGGTCGCCGAGCGCGCCGCCAAGGGCCACAAGCTGCCGCCGCAATGGGCCGGCCTGAAGTTCTTCAATGTGTTCGGCCCGAACGAATACCACAAGGACACCATGGCCAGCGTGCTGGCGCGGCGGTTCGACGACATCAAGTCCGGCCGGGTGGTCCAGCTGTTCAAGTCGCACCGCGACGGTATTGCCGACGGCGACCAGCGCCGCGACTTCATCTATGTCGACGACGTAGTGCGGGTGATGATGTGGCTGTTCGCTTCGCCTAGCGTCAGCGGCATCTTCAACGTCGGCACCAGCCATGCCCGGAGCTTCCGCGACCTGATCCTGGCCGCCTATGCGGCGCTCGGCACGCCGCCGCAGATGGAGTACATCGACATGCCGGAACAGATTCGCGGCAGCTATCAATACTTCACCCAGAGCGAGGGCGACCGGCTGCGTGCCGCTGGCTACAATGGCGGATTCACCCCGCTCGAAGAGGCGGTCACGTCTTACGTCACTGGTTACCTCGACCGCAGCGATCGTTTCCGCTGA
- the waaF gene encoding lipopolysaccharide heptosyltransferase II, with amino-acid sequence MNYESLKASLATAPDRNETSPVLLVPYMWIGDFVRCHTVVRVLKDRWPNRPVDVLTTTLCAPLVDYMPGVRQGIVWDLPRSKISLSEERALAAKLRQQGYGASVVMPRTFKSTIAPWLAGIPKRTGFIGEVRFGLLNDWRRGEKALPRMIDRCAALALPPLPELPLDWPEPQLQVPEAEIAAWRQANGLYGRTVVALAPGAVGPAKRWSYYVEAGKALAERGFEVWVVGGPGETVKAQEIVAAGGPNVRDLTGTNLRNGILALAAADLVISNDSGLLHVSAAIGSRTIGIFGPTSPWHYAPLNPIETVIQAPGDIPCRPCHKPICRMEHHRCMRDIAVEDVTTAALQALQAAGIAPAV; translated from the coding sequence ATGAATTACGAATCACTCAAAGCCAGCCTGGCGACCGCGCCGGACCGCAACGAGACCAGCCCGGTGCTGCTGGTCCCGTATATGTGGATCGGCGATTTCGTGCGCTGCCACACCGTGGTGCGGGTCCTGAAGGACCGTTGGCCGAACCGGCCGGTCGACGTTCTCACCACCACGCTGTGCGCGCCGCTGGTCGACTACATGCCCGGCGTCCGCCAGGGCATCGTCTGGGACCTGCCGCGCAGCAAGATCTCGCTGTCTGAAGAGCGGGCGCTGGCGGCGAAGCTGCGGCAGCAGGGCTACGGCGCCTCGGTGGTGATGCCGCGCACCTTCAAATCCACCATCGCCCCTTGGCTTGCCGGTATCCCGAAACGCACCGGCTTCATCGGCGAGGTCCGGTTCGGCCTGCTCAATGACTGGCGGCGCGGCGAGAAGGCGCTGCCGCGGATGATCGACCGCTGCGCCGCGCTGGCGCTGCCGCCCCTGCCCGAACTGCCGCTGGATTGGCCCGAACCGCAGCTTCAGGTGCCGGAAGCCGAAATCGCGGCCTGGCGGCAGGCGAACGGCCTGTACGGTCGGACCGTGGTGGCGCTCGCGCCCGGCGCCGTCGGGCCGGCGAAGCGCTGGAGCTATTACGTCGAGGCGGGCAAGGCGCTGGCCGAGCGCGGTTTTGAGGTCTGGGTGGTCGGCGGCCCGGGCGAAACCGTCAAGGCGCAGGAAATCGTCGCGGCCGGTGGCCCGAATGTCCGCGACCTCACCGGCACCAACCTGCGCAACGGCATCCTGGCGCTGGCGGCGGCGGACCTGGTGATCTCCAATGATTCCGGGCTGCTCCACGTCTCCGCGGCGATCGGCAGCCGGACCATCGGCATTTTCGGCCCGACCAGCCCCTGGCATTACGCTCCGCTCAACCCGATCGAGACGGTGATCCAGGCGCCCGGGGATATCCCGTGCCGGCCCTGCCACAAGCCGATCTGCCGAATGGAGCACCACCGCTGCATGCGCGACATCGCGGTCGAGGACGTGACCACCGCGGCGCTGCAAGCGCTGCAGGCCGCCGGCATCGCACCGGCGGTCTGA